Proteins from a single region of Melanotaenia boesemani isolate fMelBoe1 chromosome 3, fMelBoe1.pri, whole genome shotgun sequence:
- the LOC121636266 gene encoding class E basic helix-loop-helix protein 40-like — translation MERITSAQPPPYVPKHPPMDIADMHGMDFPLYVFKPRRGSKRVDECKETNKLPHRLIEKKRRDRINECISQLKDLLPEHLKLTTLGHLEKAVVLELTLKHVKTLSAVLEQQQKKIMALQKDLQISDHAGDSTESSEEMFRSGFHLCAKEVLHYLSSQESSRDLTPSHVISHIQKVAAEVLQHHSDPQPDESTLQASEKVNKPAGQPARSSDVPAKNCVPVIQRTYQHGTGEQSGSDTDTDSGYGGEHDKPKARWSQSHGREEELKNPVSERTAVKEEGDEPRAKRSRSDSSEDEVLSVHAAGAPGSYMSFSPNQPPFCLPFYLIPPAAAAAAAYLPMLEKCWYPGGMPVMYQGMNGSGTSLPPETLPSCLMSPRAGSPGPQQNPVDSSSLHKALKQVSPLNLETKD, via the exons ATGGAGAGGATTACAAGTGCGCAACCACCTCCTTACGTGCCGAAACACCCACCAATGGATATAGCTGACATGCACGG AATGGACTTTCCACTTTATGTGTTCAAACCCAGGAGAGGCTCAAAGCGCGTGGACGAGTGCAAG GAGACGAACAAGCTGCCGCACCGGCTGATCGAAAAGAAGAGACGTGACAGAATCAACGAGTGCATCTCCCAGCTGAAGGACCTGCTGCCAGAACATCTGAAGCTCACA ACGCTGGGTCATTTGGAGAAAGCCGTGGTGCTGGAGCTCACGCTCAAGCATGTGAAAACCCTGAGTGCTgtcctggagcagcagcagaagaaaatcATGGCGCTACAGAAGGACCTGCAGATCA GTGATCATGCAGGGGACAGCACAGAATCCAGTGAAGAGATGTTTCGCTCTGGTTTTCATCTGTGTGCAAAAGAGGTCCTCCATTATCTGTCCAGCCAAGAGAGCAGCAGGGACCTGACCCCTTCCCACGTCATCAGTCACATTCAGAAGGTCGCGGCTGAAGTGCTGCAGCATCATAGCGACCCACAGCCGGACGAGTCCACCCTTCAAGCTTCAGAGAAGGTGAATAAACCAGCCGGACAGCCTGCCAGGTCCTCAGACGTCCCTGCCAAGAACTGTGTCCCAGTCATTCAAAGGACTTACCAGCATGGGACAGGGGAGCAGAGCGGTAGCGACACAGACACTGATAGCGGCTACGGCGGCGAGCACGACAAGCCCAAAGCCCGGTGGTCGCAGAGCCACGGGAGGGAGGAGGAGCTCAAGAACCCTGTGTCTGAGCGGACGGCCGTCAAGGAGGAGGGTGACGAGCCCCGGGCCAAGAGGTCAAGATCAGACTCCTCTGAGGATGAGGTGCTCTCTGTTCACGCAGCAGGAGCTCCAGGCAGTTACATGAGCTTCTCCCCCAACCAGCCGCCATTCTGTCTCCCCTTCTACCTCATCCCCCCCGCAGCTGCAGCGGCGGCGGCGTATCTCCCAATGCTGGAGAAGTGCTGGTACCCAGGGGGCATGCCGGTTATGTACCAGGGCATGAACGGCTCTGGAACAAGCCTGCCCCCAGAGACACTGCCCTCTTGTCTGATGTCCCCACGAGCAGGGTCCCCAGGACCCCAGCAGAACCCAGtggactcctcctctctccacaAAGCTTTAAAGCAGGTCTCTCCTTTGAACTTGGAAACCAAAGACTGA